The genomic segment CATGCCATTAAGTATAAAGGTAACTAATTTTGAAGGCCCATTTGACTTGTTATTACATCTTATTAAGAAAAATGAGATGAACATATATGATATCAATATTGTTGAAATCACAAATCAGTATTTGGGGTGTCTTAAAAGTATGAAGGAAATGGATTTAGAGGTGACATCAGAATTCATAGTTATAGCCGCAACTTTAATTGAAATTAAATCGAAATATTTGTTGCCTAAAAATAAAGAGGATCATAGCGAAGAAGAAGAAATTGATGTAGAAAAGGAATTGCTAAATAAATTGATAGAATATAGAAAATATAAAACTATAGCTGAAAATTTAAAGGTGTTGGAACAGGGTACAGGTATAATGATTAGTAAAAAACCAGAAATAATTGAAGAGGATAATGAAAACACTAAGGAAATGGATTTTTTGAAAAATATTACAATGCTTGATTTGTACAATTCATACAATAATTTAATGCAAGTATATATAAATAAAATGAATACTGATAATATTATAAATAAAAAAATCCTATTAGATGAATATAAAATAGAAGATAAAATGGAGGAATTAAAAAGAGAGCTTGAATGTTTTGGAAAAATTCATTTTACAAAGTTAATATATGGATATTCATCAAAGTTAGAAATTATTGTTACGTTTCTAGCATTACTTGAGCTTATAAAGATTAGAAGTGTGATAGTAATTCAAGAAAGTAATTTTAAAGATATATATTTAGAAAGGGTAAATGAATATGAACGAATTTAACACTAAACAATTAGAGATTGAAGAGGTTTCTACTAAAAATATATATTTTTCTATTATAGAATCATTGCTGTTTGTTGCCGGTGAATCATTAAAGCTAACTGAAATAGCGAATATATTAGAATGTAGCATTGGTTTCACAAGAGAATTAACAAATGAATTAAGAGCAAAATATGAAGAAGAGCAAAGAGGAATTAAAATTATAGTAACTAATGATGAATACCAATTTGTTACAAAATCTTGCAATAGTGAATATGTACAAAAGCTATTAAAGACAAGTATTAGACAATCTTTATCTCAAGCGTCTATTGAAACTTTAGCAATAATTGCGTACAAGCAACCCATAACCAGAGTGGAAATCGAGGAGATAAGAGGAGTTAAGAGCGATAGAGCAATTTATACATTGTCAGATAAAAAATTAATT from the Clostridium sp. CM027 genome contains:
- a CDS encoding segregation/condensation protein A; protein product: MPLSIKVTNFEGPFDLLLHLIKKNEMNIYDINIVEITNQYLGCLKSMKEMDLEVTSEFIVIAATLIEIKSKYLLPKNKEDHSEEEEIDVEKELLNKLIEYRKYKTIAENLKVLEQGTGIMISKKPEIIEEDNENTKEMDFLKNITMLDLYNSYNNLMQVYINKMNTDNIINKKILLDEYKIEDKMEELKRELECFGKIHFTKLIYGYSSKLEIIVTFLALLELIKIRSVIVIQESNFKDIYLERVNEYERI
- the scpB gene encoding SMC-Scp complex subunit ScpB; this encodes MNEFNTKQLEIEEVSTKNIYFSIIESLLFVAGESLKLTEIANILECSIGFTRELTNELRAKYEEEQRGIKIIVTNDEYQFVTKSCNSEYVQKLLKTSIRQSLSQASIETLAIIAYKQPITRVEIEEIRGVKSDRAIYTLSDKKLIKETGRKNVPGRPIIYATTDEFLKHFDFQSLNEMPSLEEINKEKVQQNIDSNQTE